The Eleginops maclovinus isolate JMC-PN-2008 ecotype Puerto Natales chromosome 24, JC_Emac_rtc_rv5, whole genome shotgun sequence genome contains a region encoding:
- the cldn10a gene encoding claudin-10a has protein sequence MGNMATEIVAFILTISGWILVSSILPLDYWKVSSVDGTVITTATFWSNLWKTCVTDSTGVSNCKDFPSMLALDAYIQVCRGLMIAAVCLGFFGAIFALIGMKCTKIGGSESTKARLTVLSGFHFILSGLCCMTACSIYAHRITTDFFDPLFVAQKFELGAALFIGWAGSVLCILGGLVFCLSLSEGSRAEYSYTGAASFSPARHKHSKTVNSLHKEPGEPSRQFGRNAYV, from the exons ATGGGCAACATGGCAACAGAGATCGTAGCCTTTATCCTGACCATCTCTGGTTGGATCCTGGTGTCTTCCATCCTACCGTTAGACTACTGGAAGGTGTCCTCTGTGGACGGGACGGTCATCACTACGGCTACCTTCTGGTCTAACCTATGGAAAACATGTGTGACTGATTCAACCGGGGTGTCCAACTGCAAGGACTTTCCTTCAATGCTGGCTCTGGATG CCTACATCCAGGTGTGTCGGGGTCTCATGATCGCAGCTGTATGTCTGGGTTTCTTTGGTGCCATCTTCGCCTTGATAGGAATGAAGTGCACAAAAATAGGAGGCTCGGAGTCCACCAAGGCTCGTCTGACGGTCCTCTCGGGTTTCCACTTCATTCTCAGCG GCCTCTGCTGCATGACAGCATGCTCCATATATGCTCACAGGATCACCACAGACTTCTTTGACCCCCTCTTTGTTGCTCAGAA GTTTGAACTGGGAGCAGCGCTCTTTATTGGCTGGGCTGGATCTGTGCTGTGTATCCTCGGAGGACTTGtcttctgtctctccctgtctgaAGGTTCCAG AGCTGAATACTCCTACACTGGAGCTGCATCATTTTCACCGGCACGCCACAAACACAGCAAGACAGTCAACAGCCTCCACAAGGAACCAGGGGAGCCATCGAGGCAGTTTGGAAGAAATGCTTATGTGTGA